The Nakamurella deserti genome contains a region encoding:
- the ureB gene encoding urease subunit beta, producing the protein MASVSSSGPGAIRTAEGTITLNADRTDAERLELVIVNTGDRPVQIGSHLHLPESNSALDFDRAAAHGFRLDIPSGTSRRFEPGASRTVTAVAFKGRRIVPGLQIKDSTGALDG; encoded by the coding sequence ATGGCTTCCGTTTCGTCGTCCGGCCCGGGTGCGATCCGCACCGCCGAGGGCACCATCACGCTCAACGCCGATCGCACCGACGCCGAGCGTCTGGAGCTGGTCATCGTCAACACCGGTGACCGCCCGGTGCAGATCGGTTCGCACCTGCACCTGCCGGAGTCCAACAGCGCGCTCGACTTCGACCGCGCCGCGGCGCACGGCTTCCGGCTGGACATCCCGTCGGGCACTTCCCGGCGGTTCGAACCCGGAGCCTCCCGCACGGTGACGGCGGTCGCGTTCAAGGGCCGCCGCATCGTGCCGGGCCTCCAGATCAAAGACAGCACGGGAGCTCTCGATGGTTGA
- a CDS encoding urease subunit gamma gives MNLTPADTEKLLLSVAGMVARDRLSRGVVLNYPETVALLTTWVIERAREGRSVAELMEQGRDVLSRDQVMEGVAEMIPDVQIEATFPDGRKLVTIHSPIK, from the coding sequence GTGAACCTCACCCCGGCCGACACCGAGAAACTGCTGCTGTCCGTGGCGGGCATGGTCGCCCGCGACCGGCTGTCCCGCGGCGTGGTGCTGAACTACCCGGAGACGGTGGCGCTGCTCACCACCTGGGTCATCGAGCGCGCCCGGGAGGGCCGCAGTGTCGCCGAGCTGATGGAGCAGGGCCGCGACGTGCTGTCCCGCGACCAGGTCATGGAGGGCGTCGCCGAGATGATCCCCGACGTCCAGATCGAGGCCACGTTCCCGGACGGGCGCAAGCTCGTCACCATCCACTCACCCATCAAGTAG
- a CDS encoding DUF6986 family protein, which translates to MNSSTDGWPSGRLAGWDAALAEEDRRYRDAYPGPPGPGPVHTVYVPVPRFSAATVGEWRLAATAAVDDRPRQWEALLATLAAPQDRADLAARTLAKLAAEPIEDLRIDFEDGFRAHRGTAADDADEDAHARRAAAAVAELAGTTPRQLPASWGLRIRSLAPETRARGLRTLGLFFDALFAETDVLPGGFVVTLPKVTSQQQVSVFVEVLAALEEQYGIAVGSLRFEIQVETPQTVLGADGRVPVAAMIHASQGRVSGLHFGTYDYTASLGILGAYQNLRHPVADFAKSLMQLAAAETGVRVSDGSDNKVPVGDDGTVLARWEAHADGVGRALRSGIYQGWDLHPAQLPTRFAATFAFFRAGADEAARRLGDYHRQCSGSGVMDEPATAFALARHLAAAVRCGAVTTAELHEAGGIGPAVVRRYLVRNAVPGVDVPETPTDPDQEARP; encoded by the coding sequence ATGAACTCCTCGACTGACGGCTGGCCGTCCGGCCGGCTCGCCGGATGGGACGCCGCCCTCGCCGAGGAGGACCGGCGGTACCGGGACGCCTACCCCGGGCCGCCGGGTCCGGGCCCGGTGCACACCGTCTACGTGCCGGTGCCGAGGTTCTCGGCCGCGACGGTGGGGGAGTGGCGGCTGGCCGCGACGGCCGCGGTCGACGACCGTCCGCGGCAGTGGGAGGCGTTGCTGGCGACGCTGGCCGCCCCGCAGGACCGGGCCGACCTCGCCGCCCGCACGCTGGCCAAGCTCGCCGCGGAGCCGATCGAGGACCTGCGCATCGATTTCGAGGACGGCTTCCGCGCGCACCGCGGCACGGCCGCGGACGACGCCGACGAGGACGCCCACGCCCGCCGCGCGGCCGCCGCCGTCGCCGAGCTGGCCGGGACGACCCCGCGACAGCTGCCCGCTTCGTGGGGGCTGCGCATCCGGTCGCTCGCGCCGGAGACCCGGGCCCGGGGGCTCCGCACGCTGGGTCTGTTCTTCGACGCACTCTTCGCCGAGACCGATGTGCTTCCAGGGGGCTTCGTCGTCACGCTGCCCAAAGTCACTTCTCAGCAGCAGGTCTCGGTGTTCGTCGAGGTGCTGGCGGCGCTGGAGGAGCAGTACGGGATCGCTGTGGGCAGCCTGCGTTTCGAGATCCAGGTGGAGACTCCGCAGACGGTGCTCGGGGCCGACGGCCGGGTCCCGGTGGCGGCGATGATCCACGCCTCGCAGGGCCGGGTCAGCGGCCTGCACTTCGGGACCTACGACTACACCGCGAGCCTGGGCATCCTCGGGGCGTACCAGAACCTGCGGCACCCGGTCGCCGACTTCGCCAAGTCGCTGATGCAGCTGGCCGCGGCCGAGACCGGGGTCAGGGTCAGCGACGGCTCGGACAACAAGGTGCCGGTGGGTGACGACGGGACGGTCCTGGCTCGCTGGGAGGCGCATGCCGACGGGGTGGGGCGTGCGCTGCGGTCGGGCATCTACCAGGGCTGGGACCTGCACCCGGCGCAGCTGCCGACCCGGTTCGCGGCCACCTTCGCGTTCTTCCGCGCCGGCGCGGACGAGGCCGCCCGCCGGCTCGGTGACTACCACCGGCAATGCAGCGGTTCCGGCGTGATGGACGAGCCTGCCACCGCGTTCGCGCTCGCCCGCCACTTGGCGGCCGCCGTGCGGTGCGGAGCCGTCACCACCGCCGAGCTGCACGAGGCCGGCGGCATCGGACCGGCGGTCGTGCGCCGCTACCTGGTCCGCAACGCCGTCCCCGGCGTCGACGTGCCCGAGACCCCGACCGACCCCGACCAGGAGGCGCGCCCGTGA
- the aceB gene encoding malate synthase A: protein MDNSIVISAPDAEAADEVFTAGALAFLEALHRRFAGRRRELLDLRQVRRETVALHGTLDFLPETAEVRSGDWRVAPIPEYLADRRVEITGPTDRKMTINALNSGAQVWLADLEDANTPAWPNIVEGQLSLRDAIRGTITLEQNGRSYRLDDGPLAVIVARPRGWHLDEKHLAVDGERLVGALVDFGLYLFHNAQVLLDRGRGPAFYLPKMESHLEARLWAEVFAFSEEYLGLEHGVVKATVLIETIWAAFEMDEILYELRDHIVGLNAGRWDYLFSIVKTFRDAGPAFVLPERQVVTMASPFMKAYSDLLVQTCHRRGAYAIGGMAAFIPSRRDAAVNDAAFAKVRADKTREADAGYEGSWVAHPDLVPICREIFDGALGGRRHQLDRELPPVAVTAHDLLDVASVAGPVTMAGLRDTIAVALEYIANWLAGRGAVAIHHLMEDAATAEISRSLVWQWRVAGVVLDTGRPVTDVLVTEVLDAATEQLSAAWTAVPGGLELLAQARNLMFDLCNDDSFIDFLTLPAYELLD from the coding sequence GTGGACAATTCGATCGTGATCAGCGCCCCGGACGCCGAGGCTGCCGACGAGGTGTTCACCGCCGGCGCGCTGGCCTTCCTCGAGGCGTTGCACCGCCGTTTCGCCGGCCGCCGCCGCGAGTTGCTCGACCTGCGTCAGGTGCGCCGCGAAACCGTCGCCCTGCACGGCACCCTGGACTTCCTGCCGGAGACCGCCGAGGTCCGCTCCGGTGACTGGCGGGTCGCCCCGATCCCGGAGTACCTGGCCGACCGGCGGGTCGAGATCACCGGCCCGACCGACCGGAAGATGACGATCAACGCGCTGAACTCCGGTGCGCAGGTGTGGCTGGCCGACCTCGAGGACGCCAACACCCCGGCCTGGCCCAACATCGTCGAAGGGCAGCTCAGCCTGCGGGACGCGATCCGCGGCACCATCACCCTCGAGCAGAACGGCAGGAGTTACCGCCTCGACGACGGACCGCTCGCGGTCATCGTCGCCCGCCCCCGCGGCTGGCACCTCGACGAGAAGCACCTCGCCGTCGACGGAGAGCGGCTGGTCGGGGCGCTGGTCGACTTCGGGCTGTACCTGTTCCACAACGCGCAGGTGCTCCTCGACCGGGGCCGCGGGCCGGCGTTCTACCTGCCCAAGATGGAGTCGCACCTGGAGGCCCGGTTGTGGGCCGAGGTGTTCGCGTTCTCCGAGGAGTACCTGGGCCTCGAGCACGGGGTCGTCAAGGCCACCGTGCTCATCGAGACCATCTGGGCCGCCTTCGAGATGGACGAGATCCTCTACGAGCTGCGCGACCACATCGTCGGTCTCAACGCCGGCCGCTGGGACTACCTGTTCTCCATCGTCAAGACCTTCCGCGACGCGGGGCCGGCGTTCGTGCTGCCCGAACGGCAGGTCGTGACGATGGCGTCGCCGTTCATGAAGGCCTACTCCGACCTGCTGGTTCAGACCTGCCACCGCCGCGGCGCCTACGCCATCGGCGGGATGGCCGCGTTCATCCCGTCCCGGCGGGACGCCGCGGTCAACGACGCGGCGTTCGCCAAGGTCCGGGCGGACAAGACCCGCGAGGCCGACGCCGGCTACGAGGGATCCTGGGTCGCCCACCCCGACCTGGTGCCGATCTGCCGGGAGATCTTCGACGGCGCGCTGGGCGGCCGGCGACACCAGCTGGACCGTGAGCTGCCGCCGGTCGCGGTCACCGCGCACGACCTGCTCGACGTGGCCTCGGTGGCGGGGCCGGTCACGATGGCCGGCCTGCGGGACACCATCGCCGTCGCGCTGGAGTACATCGCCAACTGGCTGGCCGGCCGCGGCGCGGTGGCCATCCACCACCTGATGGAGGATGCCGCGACCGCGGAGATCTCGCGGTCGCTGGTCTGGCAGTGGCGGGTCGCCGGGGTGGTGCTGGACACCGGTCGGCCGGTCACCGACGTCCTCGTCACCGAGGTGCTGGATGCGGCGACGGAGCAGCTCTCGGCGGCGTGGACCGCCGTTCCCGGCGGACTGGAGTTGCTGGCGCAGGCCCGCAACCTCATGTTCGACCTGTGCAACGACGACTCCTTCATCGACTTCCTGACGCTGCCCGCGTATGAACTCCTCGACTGA
- a CDS encoding flavin reductase family protein, giving the protein MMKDVLRNFGTGVTVITAMSPDGPIGFTCQAFASLSLDPPLVSFCPARTSTTWPRIREIGQFTINILADDHSWLSDTFAQAGAAGTDKFDGVGYTLSSGGSPVLEGVLAWVDCRLRAEHDGGDHTIVVADVLDLDATPDVMPLFYFRGDYLGQRQA; this is encoded by the coding sequence ATGATGAAGGACGTGCTGCGCAACTTCGGCACCGGCGTCACCGTCATCACCGCGATGTCGCCCGACGGGCCGATCGGCTTCACCTGCCAGGCGTTCGCGTCGCTGTCGCTGGACCCGCCGCTGGTGAGCTTCTGCCCGGCGCGGACGTCGACGACCTGGCCGCGGATCCGCGAGATCGGGCAGTTCACCATCAACATCCTCGCCGACGACCACTCGTGGCTCAGTGACACCTTCGCGCAGGCCGGCGCGGCCGGCACCGACAAGTTCGACGGGGTCGGCTACACCCTGTCGTCCGGTGGCAGTCCGGTGCTCGAGGGCGTCCTCGCCTGGGTCGACTGCCGGTTGCGCGCCGAGCACGACGGTGGCGACCACACCATCGTGGTGGCCGACGTGCTGGACCTGGACGCCACCCCCGACGTGATGCCGCTGTTCTACTTCCGTGGTGACTACCTGGGGCAGCGGCAGGCCTGA
- a CDS encoding nucleobase:cation symporter-2 family protein has translation MSTSTSSTTDVVRPEDEKLPVGSAFFFGLQHILAMYAGVVSPPLIIGAAAGLSGTEIATLVTAALFVSGLGTLLQSLGLPFVGSKLPLVQGVSFAAVGTMTAAATDTAIGDPHARLAVIFGAVIVAGVFGFVIAPLFAQLVRYFPPVVTGCVITVIGLSLFPVALRWIRGNATIRVNGELVDNPNYAAGWALALGAVTLFVTLAVARFGRGLFARMAVMVGLVVGTGIATVMGKVNWGAVGTGPVFQLPQPFFFGAPQFRIGVIISMCIVILVIMAETTADLLAVGEILGTDVDRKRIADGLRADMGATAIAPIFNGFPISAFAQNVGMVAMTGIKSRFVVAAGGGILVVLGLLPVLGRVMNAIPQPVLGGAGIVLFGSVAASGIRTLSRVTFTNSNVLIVATSIGVGIIPITVPEIYLHMPDWLHKIFESGISACAIFAVVLNLLFNHLGSGAPAAAGGGSEGAAH, from the coding sequence ATGAGTACGTCCACCAGCTCCACCACTGACGTCGTCCGTCCAGAGGACGAGAAGCTCCCCGTCGGGTCCGCCTTCTTCTTCGGCCTCCAGCACATCCTGGCGATGTACGCCGGGGTGGTGTCCCCGCCGCTGATCATCGGTGCGGCAGCCGGTCTCAGCGGCACCGAGATCGCCACCCTGGTCACCGCGGCGCTGTTCGTGTCCGGGCTCGGAACCCTGCTGCAGTCCCTGGGGCTGCCGTTCGTCGGATCAAAACTACCCCTGGTGCAGGGGGTCTCGTTCGCCGCGGTCGGCACCATGACCGCGGCCGCCACCGACACCGCCATCGGCGACCCGCACGCCCGGCTCGCCGTCATCTTCGGGGCGGTGATCGTGGCCGGTGTCTTCGGCTTCGTCATCGCGCCGCTGTTCGCCCAGCTCGTCCGGTACTTCCCGCCGGTGGTCACCGGCTGCGTCATCACCGTCATCGGGCTGTCGCTGTTCCCGGTCGCGTTGCGCTGGATCCGCGGCAACGCGACGATCCGGGTCAACGGTGAGCTCGTCGACAACCCGAACTACGCCGCCGGCTGGGCGCTCGCACTCGGCGCGGTCACCCTGTTCGTGACGCTCGCGGTGGCCCGCTTCGGCCGGGGCCTCTTCGCCCGGATGGCCGTCATGGTCGGCCTCGTCGTCGGCACCGGCATCGCCACCGTCATGGGCAAGGTCAACTGGGGCGCGGTCGGCACCGGGCCGGTGTTCCAGCTGCCGCAGCCGTTCTTCTTCGGCGCCCCGCAGTTCCGCATCGGCGTCATCATCTCCATGTGCATCGTGATCCTGGTGATCATGGCCGAGACCACCGCCGACCTGCTCGCGGTCGGCGAGATCCTCGGGACCGACGTCGACCGCAAACGCATCGCCGACGGGTTGCGCGCCGACATGGGGGCCACCGCCATCGCGCCGATCTTCAACGGCTTCCCGATCAGCGCCTTCGCCCAGAACGTCGGCATGGTCGCGATGACCGGGATCAAGAGCCGCTTCGTGGTGGCGGCCGGAGGCGGCATCCTGGTCGTCCTCGGACTGCTGCCCGTGCTCGGGCGGGTGATGAACGCGATCCCGCAGCCGGTGCTCGGTGGCGCCGGCATCGTGCTCTTCGGGTCGGTGGCGGCATCGGGCATCCGGACGCTGAGCCGGGTCACCTTCACCAACTCCAACGTGCTCATCGTGGCCACCTCGATCGGCGTCGGCATCATCCCCATCACGGTGCCGGAGATCTACCTGCACATGCCGGACTGGCTGCACAAGATCTTCGAGTCCGGGATCAGCGCCTGTGCCATCTTCGCCGTGGTGCTCAACCTGCTCTTCAACCACCTCGGGAGCGGCGCGCCGGCCGCGGCGGGCGGCGGGTCCGAGGGCGCCGCCCATTGA
- the pucL gene encoding factor-independent urate hydroxylase: MGIRLGENRYGKAEVRLVHLDRSKPQHVIKDLNVTSQLIGDFTAAHSTGDNGRVIATDTQKNTVYALAKTGGVGAIEEFALRMARNFVDKYDWITGSRQEIEEYAWNSVYADGQPVGHSFVRGSSEVRTTVVWKDGPAETVISGLTDLVLLNSAHSEFHGFPQVEYTSLIETNDRILATACTARWVYVGMDPDSADWDALFTGIRALLLKTFATTHSLALQQTLYAMGEAVLQVFPEVGEIRFSMPNKHHFLVDMKHFGLDNDNEVFYAADRPYGLIQAAVVRDDAPVPPAVWSGIAGFI; the protein is encoded by the coding sequence ATGGGGATCAGGCTCGGGGAGAACCGGTACGGCAAGGCGGAGGTGCGGCTGGTCCACCTCGACCGCAGCAAGCCGCAGCACGTCATCAAGGACCTCAACGTCACCAGCCAGCTGATCGGTGACTTCACCGCGGCGCACAGCACCGGCGACAACGGCCGGGTCATCGCCACCGACACCCAGAAGAACACCGTCTACGCGCTGGCCAAGACCGGCGGGGTGGGCGCGATCGAGGAGTTCGCGCTGCGGATGGCGCGCAATTTCGTCGACAAGTACGACTGGATCACCGGGTCCCGGCAGGAGATCGAGGAGTACGCGTGGAACTCGGTGTACGCCGACGGCCAGCCGGTCGGGCACTCGTTCGTCCGCGGCTCCTCGGAGGTCCGCACCACCGTGGTGTGGAAGGACGGACCCGCCGAGACGGTCATCTCCGGGCTGACCGACCTGGTGCTGCTCAACAGTGCGCACAGCGAGTTCCACGGCTTCCCGCAGGTCGAGTACACGTCGCTGATCGAGACGAACGACCGCATCCTGGCCACCGCCTGCACGGCGCGCTGGGTGTACGTCGGGATGGACCCCGACAGCGCCGACTGGGACGCCCTTTTCACCGGGATCCGGGCGCTGCTGCTGAAGACCTTCGCCACCACCCACTCGCTGGCCCTGCAGCAGACGCTCTACGCGATGGGAGAGGCGGTGCTGCAGGTGTTCCCGGAGGTCGGCGAGATCCGGTTCTCGATGCCCAACAAGCACCACTTCCTGGTCGACATGAAGCACTTCGGACTCGACAACGACAACGAGGTCTTCTACGCGGCGGATCGGCCCTACGGGCTGATCCAGGCGGCCGTCGTTCGTGATGACGCGCCGGTGCCCCCGGCCGTCTGGTCCGGGATCGCGGGGTTCATCTGA
- a CDS encoding hydroxyisourate hydrolase has translation MIDRISTHILDTTRGVPAAGVPGRLERRADDGTWLPAGDGITDADGRIGRLNEEPVAPGEFRVTLDTEGHLAAGAFYPAITLTIRLDGARTHYHLPVLAGTYTYSTYLGS, from the coding sequence ATGATCGATCGGATCTCGACCCACATCCTCGACACCACCCGGGGTGTCCCCGCCGCAGGGGTGCCCGGCCGGCTCGAACGGCGCGCGGACGACGGCACCTGGCTGCCGGCCGGCGACGGGATCACCGACGCCGACGGCCGGATCGGCCGGCTGAACGAGGAGCCGGTGGCACCCGGCGAGTTCCGGGTCACCCTGGACACCGAGGGTCACCTCGCCGCAGGCGCGTTCTACCCGGCGATCACCCTGACCATCCGGCTGGACGGGGCCCGCACGCACTACCACCTGCCGGTACTCGCCGGCACCTACACGTACTCCACGTACCTGGGCAGCTGA
- the uraD gene encoding 2-oxo-4-hydroxy-4-carboxy-5-ureidoimidazoline decarboxylase: MTVNPTTMDLRTFNTSDDATVRPLLDGCLDIDTWVDSLIGARPFESRQALLDHGFRASAAITWDQVATALARHPRIGERASGSDAARSASEQSGVAAGEHDAFAAANRRYEERFGHIFLICASGRSGAEMLAALEQRLGNDDGTEHDVVIRELRAIAALRLEKAVPA, encoded by the coding sequence GTGACTGTGAACCCGACGACGATGGACCTGCGGACCTTCAACACCTCCGACGACGCGACCGTGCGTCCGCTGCTGGACGGCTGCCTCGACATCGACACCTGGGTCGACTCGCTGATCGGTGCGCGGCCCTTCGAGAGTCGACAGGCGTTGTTGGACCACGGGTTCCGGGCGTCGGCGGCGATCACCTGGGACCAGGTCGCCACCGCGCTCGCCCGGCACCCGCGGATCGGGGAACGCGCGTCCGGCTCCGACGCCGCCCGGTCGGCGTCGGAGCAGAGCGGTGTCGCTGCCGGCGAACACGACGCCTTCGCCGCTGCGAATCGGCGCTACGAGGAACGCTTCGGCCACATCTTCCTCATCTGCGCCAGCGGCCGCAGCGGGGCGGAGATGCTCGCGGCGCTCGAGCAGCGCCTCGGTAACGACGACGGCACCGAGCACGACGTGGTCATCCGCGAGCTGCGGGCGATCGCGGCGCTCCGACTGGAGAAGGCGGTCCCGGCATGA
- the alc gene encoding allantoicase gives MAKRTDLDLASRALGGSVRYASDEFFAPREALILPGESVHDTSTFGAHGKIYDGWETRRRRTPGHDWAVVQLGAPGVIHEIVVDTAWFLGNYPPEISVEAVWMDGSPDEETLQAADWTTIVPSSAARGNTKNTYRVHNHYAFTHVRLNIFPDGGVARLRVRGTAVPDPRVLGSRIDLAALQHGGDVAEISDMFYSDARLLLYPGVARSMAEGWETARRRTAGNDYVVVTLAGPSTLDYVDFDTHYFLGNAPGWVRLSARTDADAPWVEILPRSKISSDAHNRFRLDHVTDEITAVRVDVYPDGGFSRLHLFGELAPAALSEAIAHWLRLLPSSAYAAMLASYGIPFAAVKDLSAEQLLTLTW, from the coding sequence ATGGCCAAGCGCACCGACCTGGACCTCGCGAGCCGCGCCCTCGGCGGCTCGGTCCGCTACGCCAGCGACGAGTTCTTCGCCCCGCGGGAGGCGCTGATCCTGCCGGGCGAGTCGGTGCACGACACCTCCACGTTCGGTGCGCACGGCAAGATCTACGACGGCTGGGAGACCCGCCGCCGCCGGACCCCGGGACACGACTGGGCCGTGGTGCAGCTCGGTGCCCCCGGTGTCATCCACGAGATCGTCGTGGACACCGCCTGGTTCCTCGGCAACTATCCGCCGGAGATCTCCGTCGAGGCGGTCTGGATGGACGGCAGCCCGGACGAGGAGACCCTGCAGGCCGCCGACTGGACCACCATCGTGCCGAGCTCGGCCGCACGCGGGAACACCAAAAACACCTACCGGGTGCACAACCACTACGCCTTCACCCACGTCCGGCTGAACATCTTCCCCGACGGTGGCGTCGCCCGGCTGCGCGTCCGCGGCACCGCGGTGCCCGACCCGCGCGTCCTCGGGTCGCGCATCGATCTGGCCGCCCTGCAGCACGGCGGCGACGTCGCCGAGATCAGCGACATGTTCTACTCCGACGCCCGGCTGTTGCTCTACCCCGGTGTCGCGCGCTCGATGGCCGAGGGCTGGGAGACCGCCCGCCGCCGCACCGCCGGCAACGACTACGTGGTCGTCACCCTGGCCGGCCCGTCCACGCTGGACTACGTCGACTTCGACACCCACTACTTCCTCGGCAACGCCCCGGGCTGGGTCCGGTTGTCGGCCCGCACCGACGCGGACGCGCCCTGGGTGGAGATCCTGCCGCGCAGCAAGATCTCCTCCGACGCGCACAACCGGTTCCGGCTGGACCACGTCACCGACGAGATCACCGCCGTCCGGGTCGACGTCTATCCCGACGGCGGCTTCTCCCGCCTGCACCTCTTCGGTGAGCTCGCCCCGGCCGCGCTGTCGGAGGCGATCGCGCACTGGCTGCGGCTGCTGCCGTCGTCCGCGTACGCGGCGATGCTGGCGTCGTACGGCATCCCGTTCGCCGCGGTGAAGGACCTGTCCGCCGAGCAGCTGCTGACCCTGACCTGGTGA
- the allB gene encoding allantoinase AllB has product MPGPFAELAVHARRAIVDGEERPVSLAVRLGRIVGIHEFGTAVAAQQQWTLADDEVLIPGIVDTHVHINEPGRTEWEGFDTATAAAAAAGVTTLIDMPLNSLPPTLTAAALATKKAAARGRCRVDTGFWGGAVPTNLDDLPELFAAGVFGVKCFLQDSGVPEFPPLAAAELERAMTVIAGLDGLLLVHAEDPAVLHVSPTPLGRDYQAFVASRPDTAEAAAVRTVIETSRRTGCRVHIVHLSSAAGAELIRQAKADGVPITAETCPHYLTLAAEDIPDGRPQYKCCPPIRGHADQEALWAALLDGTIDIVVTDHSPSTPELKILDVGDLGLAWGGIAGLQFGFAATLTEARRRGISLPQVLQWMSRGPADLVGLPHKGRLTLGADADLIALAVDETYTVTTDLIRHKHPVTPYLGAQLTGRVRACWLRGTRLDDSTVAGQLLTQRF; this is encoded by the coding sequence ATGCCCGGCCCGTTCGCCGAGCTCGCCGTCCACGCCCGGCGGGCGATCGTCGACGGCGAGGAGCGGCCCGTCTCGCTGGCCGTCAGACTCGGCCGCATCGTCGGCATCCACGAGTTCGGCACCGCCGTCGCCGCGCAGCAGCAGTGGACGCTGGCCGACGACGAGGTGCTCATCCCGGGCATCGTCGACACCCACGTGCACATCAACGAACCCGGCCGCACCGAGTGGGAGGGTTTCGACACCGCCACCGCGGCGGCCGCGGCGGCCGGCGTCACCACGCTGATCGACATGCCGCTGAACTCGCTGCCGCCCACCCTCACCGCGGCCGCGCTGGCCACCAAGAAGGCCGCGGCCCGCGGCCGGTGCCGGGTCGACACCGGCTTCTGGGGCGGGGCGGTGCCGACCAACCTCGACGACCTGCCGGAGCTCTTCGCCGCCGGGGTGTTCGGCGTCAAGTGTTTCCTGCAGGACTCCGGGGTGCCCGAGTTCCCGCCGCTCGCGGCCGCCGAACTGGAGCGGGCCATGACGGTCATCGCGGGCCTGGACGGGCTGCTGCTGGTACACGCCGAGGACCCGGCCGTGCTGCACGTGTCACCGACCCCGCTCGGCCGCGACTACCAGGCGTTCGTCGCCTCCCGGCCGGACACCGCCGAGGCCGCCGCCGTGCGGACCGTCATCGAGACGTCCCGGCGGACCGGCTGCCGGGTGCACATCGTGCACTTGTCGTCGGCGGCCGGCGCGGAGCTCATCCGGCAGGCCAAGGCCGACGGGGTCCCGATCACCGCCGAGACGTGCCCGCACTATCTGACTCTCGCCGCCGAGGACATCCCCGACGGCCGGCCCCAGTACAAGTGCTGCCCGCCCATCCGTGGGCACGCCGACCAGGAGGCGCTGTGGGCGGCGCTGCTGGACGGCACCATCGACATCGTCGTCACCGACCACTCGCCGTCCACGCCGGAGCTGAAGATCCTCGACGTCGGCGACCTGGGGCTCGCCTGGGGTGGCATCGCCGGGCTGCAGTTCGGCTTCGCGGCCACCCTGACCGAGGCGCGCCGCCGCGGCATAAGCCTGCCGCAGGTGCTGCAGTGGATGTCCCGGGGACCCGCGGATCTCGTGGGCCTGCCGCACAAAGGGCGTCTCACCCTCGGCGCCGACGCTGATCTGATCGCCCTCGCCGTCGACGAGACCTACACCGTCACAACCGATCTCATTCGTCACAAGCACCCGGTCACGCCCTACCTGGGTGCGCAGCTGACCGGGCGGGTGAGAGCATGCTGGCTGCGCGGCACCCGGCTGGACGACAGCACGGTCGCCGGACAGCTGTTGACCCAGCGGTTCTGA
- a CDS encoding nucleoside deaminase, with amino-acid sequence MADFEHRFLTRALELAAEGAASGAGGPFGAVLVKDGAIVGEGWNEVIATNDPTAHAEITVIRRTCAALGTFQLDGFQLYSSCEPCPMCLGAVYWARPEVVYFAGTKDDAAYGGFDDSFIYSELAGPMGDRTIPFVQVDTDGARDVFTAWLAKADRTAY; translated from the coding sequence ATGGCGGACTTCGAACACCGGTTCCTCACGCGCGCACTCGAGCTGGCGGCCGAGGGGGCGGCGTCCGGGGCCGGCGGCCCGTTCGGGGCGGTGCTGGTCAAGGACGGTGCGATCGTCGGCGAGGGCTGGAACGAGGTCATCGCGACCAACGACCCGACGGCGCACGCGGAGATCACCGTCATCCGCCGCACGTGTGCCGCGTTGGGCACCTTCCAGCTCGACGGTTTCCAGCTCTACTCGTCGTGCGAGCCGTGCCCGATGTGCCTCGGCGCGGTCTACTGGGCCCGTCCCGAGGTCGTCTACTTCGCCGGCACCAAGGACGACGCCGCGTACGGCGGCTTCGACGACTCGTTCATCTACAGCGAGCTGGCCGGCCCGATGGGCGACCGCACGATCCCGTTCGTCCAGGTCGACACCGACGGTGCCCGTGACGTGTTCACCGCGTGGCTCGCCAAGGCCGACCGGACCGCGTACTGA